GATGTTGATTTGTGTTGAGCATTTTGTGGTTAGAGTAAATGATGGTGATATGTGATGCTAATAATGCCGGGCTGCATCTGATTGGCCACGCCATGTATGTGCAAGTGACATTATGATTATTCTCTAAacaattagaatttttcttcttggtaCCTAGttaatgttttttgttttctaatgatttttttgaCTTGATCTGGTTGTCGAATGTATGGGATCATCAAATAACTTAACATGTAAAGCATTTCCCTTTGGCAGGTGGGTTGATGAGGTTATTCCTGATGCCCCATGGGTAATTAATCAAGAGTTCCTGGACAAACACCGAATAGATTTTGTGGCTCATGATTCTCTTCCGTAAGAGTTTCTTGTCTAGAAACATTCATTTCATTACAGAATTTAGATTAGATCCATGAAGGTgcagaaaaaaatgaaagaggtCCCCtcctttttctccttttgcaAGTGTTAGGCATTAACCCTTAAAATTGGAAAGATAATGTCATCCCACCTACTTTTAGCAGTTCCTGCAAACATTTAAACTTTTCTATATTTGCTTATCTGGCCTTTTCCAATTTACTTGTTCATCTAACAGACTAACACAAGTTTTGCCGACATTAGAAGAAGTTAGTTATTAGAGGCATTCGCTAGTTTGATTTGCTAGTCTAGAGAGATGCACGTCTTGGTACATGTTGCAGTTCTGTTATTGAATGAACCAAACAAAGTGAGAAAATTTCCAATTTTCctattatctttatatttcaaGTCACCTTAGGCTCCACGTCCCAATTCCATGTGGTCTTGAAATAGAACAGAATCAAAACAGTCTTTATTACTCTTTGGCTATCTCTTCCTCTCGGATTGTGTCAGACGGAAATGCTgtgatagttattttttatgtcaatACAGTGGTAGATCAGATGAAATCTGATAACAACTGATTTATTAACTATTTCCTGAAACCACCAAAAGATCTATTAAACACTGTTCTTCATTCGAACACAAAGAGAGCATAGATTTAACCTTGCAAATTTAGATTTGGTAATCCAACTGGTATTCAATAACAAGAGTTGATTCTCGGAGTGGTACGTATAATTTAGGCGAGTGGTATTTGTTTTTGGCatgttaaaacaaaataattaaggaCCATGCAAGCCAGATTCAGTGGTTGTGAGATGCAAGTGTTTGCCCTATCTTGGCATTTTGCTAAGAGACTAAGTAGGTGTGGTTAAAAACTGTGCATTTTAACTTCCTGTAACTTCGCAGTTATGCTGATGCAAGTGGAGCTGGAAACGATGTTTATGAATTTGTAAGCATGACATTCTTCTCACAATTTCTTGTTTCACCAATCTTCTTCCAGATTTTCTGTGCAGTggtatctttgtttttcaatttggtAGCTGATTATCTTACATCATGCTATTCTTGATGTAGGTCAAAGCTGTGGGAAGATTTAAAGAGACTAAAAGGACCGATGGAATTTCAACGTCTGACATCATTATGCGGATAGTGAAGGACTATAACCAATATGTGATGCGCAACTTGGATCGTGGTTATTCAAGGAAGGAGCTTAATCTTAGCTATGTCAAGGTATGATTCTTGGAAAACTATTGTTTGCTCTGTCGTGAATTTATTGCTATCTACATAAATTCATTCATTGACCTGAAAGTAGTTACAAGAACCTGTTATGTTATTTGTAGTGAGGGCCTAAACTTGGGACTTGAATTTATTGTTTGCTCTGTCTGTCTGTTGTAAGGCTGGATCTTAGATTTTTCTTTCACATTGCCAGGAAAAGCGACTAAGGGTAAATATGAGACTGAAGAAGCTGCAGGAGAAGGTCAAGGAGCATCAAGAAAAGGTGGGGGAGAAGGTACAGCTTCTTGTGATGGAAATACTGCCTAATTCAGTTTTTGCTAGTTTAGTTTTAATGCACTAAACATGACTGGATCTTAATATTTAGGATACTGcatttttgctaattttaaagttacacCGTGTCCTTGagtaaagaataaaaatatataaatagagaatATCGGGAGATAGAAATGTTTAAATGAacctttatatttatttttgctagATTATTGTTTCTCTAGTTTGCTCCGTCATAAAAcagaaattttatttggattttagtAAGCCAAACCAATTATTGTTATGTTTTGACAACGCTCCTCATTATTTGCTCAGTAGAAAGCTTCCGTGCTACCTTTCCCGATAACTACTAACATGGTGTAATTGACTGTTAATAGACCCAAATATAGTTACTATGTTAAATGATGCACTTATCCCAACTCTTGATGTTGCTTGGCTGAATGCAGTCCTCTTCTGATGTTATTAATATGGTCTTTGCATTCTGCTTCACAATTTATATGGGATTAAAGCATGCATGTTCACTGACTAATGGTATTGTTGGTCTCTGACCTATAgtcctttttgttttagtaTTAGTGTAGTCACTGATTTCATTTAGTATGATGTGATACTATAACTTTAATCATCTATCGAGTGTTGCTTATTGTTCATCTATCATGTTTCTTTGCATGCACTGATTTTAAGTCTCCATCTTTTAGATACAAACTGTTGCAAAAACAGCTAGCATTCATCGTAATATGTGGGTTGAAAATGCTGATCGATGGGTTGCTGGATTTCTTGAGATATTTGAGGAAGGTTGTCATAAAATGGTAAGCAGCAGTCTTATTTCTAAACTAAGATACATAAACTTTATGTCATTATTATTCCCTGAACTTCTATTTCTCAGGGAACGGCTATTAGGGATCGCATTCAAGAGAGTTTAAGAGGACAACAGGTGTCGGGTTTCCTGGCTAATGGCCGTGagagtgatgatgatgagtaCTATTATGATACGGAGGAAGACTATTATGATAATGAAGAATATTACGACAGTGATGAGAAATGACTGCCCTGTACATTAGGCCCATTGGTAGTCGCCCCATCGGCtgtctgttttatatttgGGCTTGTGTAAGCTATTGTAGAATAGTTGACATATTCTCCTCAAACTTGTGTTGGATGTTACTGACTTTTGAGCTTTTTGGTTTGGTGTTTGCCATATCTTTGCAGTTTTAGCTTTTCTCATGGTATGAATTGTCATCAAATAGTTTGTTACTGGGAAATGTATGGTTTGGTTACCTTCGAGGAGATTTGGTTGTGAGAAAGGGATGCTTAGTCTATGTGTTACATGTGCTTGTCTCATATTATCCGAATAGCATCAGTTTGTCATCGGTCGAGGACTGGAAGGAGAGTTTTGTTTCCATATACAGTACCCCTCAAGCAGATTGATGTATAGTAGGTCTTATcttgaattgaaaattgtaGTTGTTCAGGATCTCAAATTCATAACAATTCTGTTGCCTGACTATAGCGAATTTCTAATAATCTAGCATCCATTTTGAATTATTCTGTGAGATATTGACTTCATATACCATTGGAGttgttcaaaatgtaaaattattgatatatttggaTGTTTTGATGTGTTGAATGATGAatcatattgttatttaaGTTACATTAGCTGTTGAGGGGGATTTGTGAGTTCCCTCCTTGAGTTGAGGGTTGTGGTTTCAGAGTTTACGAGGAGTCTTGCCCTGTTATCAGCATAACCACTTGGATGCTTTATcggagaaaaaagaacaaacaaTTTATGGATGGTGATGCGGGGATATTTTCAACATTCCTTACGAGACCTTCATAATGCAGAAAGAGGCCTATAAAAGAACTAGGGCCAATTGCAACATACGAAGGTTATGCAGTTAAAGCAAAGATTTTAGAGGACCTCTGATATAAAGGTATTTGAAGGTCAACAAAGATCTCTGGACACAAAGGACAGAATATCAGAAAAGTACTGTTAGTGCTTGACTTTTCCTTCTCAAACACAGAAAAGTGATTATCTTGAAAAGCATACTACAtttctttgtgaaataaaGAGTTTGGGGGTCTCTGTGACCGAGTGATAAACAGATCTGACTGATCGGAGTTTGTGGTTGGGTTTCGAGTTTTCTATAGTGTTACCGTGGGTGCTCTTGGGTGCGAGACTTTTGTGACCGTATTCCCTTTGTGTTGGATTTGTCTTGATCTGAGCCGAGTTTATTCTACATTTACAGGTTTcgttattttcatttattcattGTTATTATTCTCTTATAATCTGTATTATTGGCCTGTAATCATTTAAGGAGTTTAGTACTCCATATTcattgtaatagttgattaggatttttttgaTATCCACTCTACATGGTGTGCAACTCTACGTCTATTTGAGTGGAGTGGTATCAACACCAATTACAACAATAATGTATGTTCCTTGTCATTAAGGAAAGTGGGCAACTCCTATAAAAGGACATTGGGTTTTGGTAGGTCCATGTAAGGTTAAGCATACATAAGTTATTCTGCGCAGTATAGGATAAGGATACGTTTTGGGCATAACATTCatatatccaaaaatataaaataaaaaagaaaagaaaggacgCTGACAGGCGTATTCGACaagttttgagttttttttttttttcataaaaaaaaaagttttgttgtttgtaccaagaaaaaacagaagagttttaggaaaaagaaaaattcatttatctcaaattaaaaattttgagatgaaattactaaaaattcaatagacGATCATGatgatttaactaatttgaaTGATTAGAAGATActggttttttttcttttcgaaaaaaaaatgagatcaaatattattacccGATCAAAACTAACtacaaacttcaaaaaatcaaCTCGCAACTATATGCAAAATAGAGTCTAGACGGCATGttgtgttgataattttttttaagaatgaaaaatctttataattatgctaaattttaaaaaaaactcgtCATAACTTAGGtgaattaaaatgttaaaagacTGTTACACCCCTCAACAGTGGATTCATGAATTCCTCTGAACAACTTTACTAAATTCTTTGCATTGCCCATAAACTAATAatagaacaaaagaaaagcttAGTTTGAAGTCAAAGTTGTGATGCTCCGACAAACATTATTGTCCACACAAATTGACTTCCTTACTTTGTTCTGTCCTTTGATGACCTaactttatgtttttctttttcgttcTTATCAAtcttatgatatttattttttttaataatatttaatattgtcgGATGATAGTTCGATTGATATCACAGACGAgattagaatattataaaatcaaaataaaattttgattgctagttgaaattaatattccTTACATTCTGTAAAATATATCTaacttttatttctatatgttccaaaataattttcttttgtagatttagtgtaatttttatattcaaattgtCCTTTTTACCTTTCTACTTATTTGGACTGCAGAAGTCTAGTTCTGAACGTAAGAATGTCCAGACGGTTCACATGTAATTGTACAATTTAATGtgctaattattaattaagacgTCACGTATTTGtgaactattttattttttttgtttacaaaTAGAAAACCCCGGAAATTTATGACATTTGGTCCACGGTATGAGTTAGGCCATAGGCCAAAATTAACATGTAAGACTTTGGACTTCCCATTTTCATTGCATATtctaacttttataaatactttgtTCAATGAAATTGGACTCATGAAATAATTCATTGAAGATTTTTTAGATGATAAATTGGAATCCCAGGTATCGATATTTATATCACTTTATGTgaagttattataaatttgatctAGAAATATGCCTATATACCACTTGAGAGATCTTTATACAATCGAAAAAGGACTTCAATCATGAGATTTTGACAGAGTGAAGTCTGAAGACCTTACGAATGGGTATTGGACCTTTGAAATGCTAGGTCTGGGACCATGCCGAAATTGCCTAAGTATCAAGGTATTTTACAGACCTCCGCACTTAGTGAAAAGGACATCTGTCTGGTACCACCAGTCCCACAACAACTTTTAACAGCATAACATGTT
This genomic stretch from Sesamum indicum cultivar Zhongzhi No. 13 linkage group LG16, S_indicum_v1.0, whole genome shotgun sequence harbors:
- the LOC105178588 gene encoding choline-phosphate cytidylyltransferase 2 isoform X2, encoding MGESGVAIAEEQRQTAVDEAVTHKNDTVCNSGDTPSSSDRPVRVYADGIYDLFHFGHARSLEQAKKLFPNTYLLVGCCNDEVTHKFKGKTVMTESERYESLRHCKWVDEVIPDAPWVINQEFLDKHRIDFVAHDSLPYADASGAGNDVYEFVKAVGRFKETKRTDGISTSDIIMRIVKDYNQYVMRNLDRGYSRKELNLSYVKEKRLRVNMRLKKLQEKVKEHQEKIQTVAKTASIHRNMWVENADRWVAGFLEIFEEGCHKMGTAIRDRIQESLRGQQVSGFLANGRESDDDEYYYDTEEDYYDNEEYYDSDEK
- the LOC105178588 gene encoding choline-phosphate cytidylyltransferase 2 isoform X1, giving the protein MGESGVAIAEEQRQTAVDEAVTHKNDTVCNSGDTPSSSDRPVRVYADGIYDLFHFGHARSLEQAKKLFPNTYLLVGCCNDEVTHKFKGKTVMTESERYESLRHCKWVDEVIPDAPWVINQEFLDKHRIDFVAHDSLPYADASGAGNDVYEFVKAVGRFKETKRTDGISTSDIIMRIVKDYNQYVMRNLDRGYSRKELNLSYVKEKRLRVNMRLKKLQEKVKEHQEKVGEKIQTVAKTASIHRNMWVENADRWVAGFLEIFEEGCHKMGTAIRDRIQESLRGQQVSGFLANGRESDDDEYYYDTEEDYYDNEEYYDSDEK